TTCGGACAGGAATTCACCCCGAAAAAAGGGTGAGCCGCTTGAGCATCGAAGAAGTGGGCTGGCTCTTTCGGGTTATTCCGCAGGTACTTGAAGAAGCTCTTTCTCTCCAGGGAACGACTATCCGGGATTTTCGCCGTTCCGATGGCCGGAAGGGTGAGTTCCAGAACCGCTTGTGCGTATATGGGAGAGCTGAGCAATCCTGTCCGCAATGCGGCACGGCGATCAAGCGGATCCGCTTCGCCGGGCGCAGTAGTTTTTACTGTCCCAGTTGTCAGGCTTAACTCAAACACCTATCTGTCCATCGTGTTCGAAGAATGCGGCGAGGGAATGGCGGGTTAGGCGTCTGTGGTAGACTCAATTGAGGGAGATTATAGGGTAAATGGCTATGACTGAAGAGAAGGAAAATACAGCAATCGTAAATATCCTTGGGAAAATATATATCCTGGTGATCATTGCCGGGTCCCTTTACCTCATTCACCGCTTACGTTCGGTTCTTTTACCCTTCGCCTTGGCCGGGATGTTTGCCTACGCTCTTGCTCCCCTGGCCGGCATCCTTCATCGCAAGGGTTTCTCCTGGAAATTATCCGCTACTCTTGTGTTCTGTCTCCTGATTTTGTCGGGCATCATCCTTCTCTTATTAGTCGTTCCGACAACGATAAGCCAATCTCGAGAGTTGATCGAGGAACTTCCAGAATATGTTGGGGAATTTCTCACTCTGATCGAGCGGGTAAACCACCGATTTTTCCCCCATGTGGATGTTTCGCTGCCCTTGCGGCGATTTCTGGAAGACGTGACGGCCAACCTTCCCGACTATCTGACCCGGATACTGAGATGGATCGGCGAGTTTGCATATATATTGGTCCGCGTTCTCTTTGTCGGGCTGGTCATCACTCCTTTCATTCTCTATTTTTTCCTGATTGATGCTGCGAAAATCCGTTCGACCCTCACTGGTCTGGTGTCCCAGCCGCGCCGGAAAGAATTTATCTCGCTGATGCGGGAAATCGACCTTGTCGTAGGCGGATTTATCCGGGGCCGAATATTGATCTCGTTGTTTGTGGGAGGAAGCGCCGCCGTGGGGCTTTTTCTCCTCGGTATTGAATTTCCCCTGGTGATTGGCATTTTTGCCGGAGTGATGGATATCCTTCCCCATGTCGGACCGATCGCCGGAGCGATTCCCGCATTGGTCTTTGCTTCGGTTCATTCCCCGCTGCATGTTGTCGCGGTCCTGGCGTTGTTCGGGGGGATCAATCTGCTTGAAGGGGTCTACCTTCTGCCCCGACTGATGGGTATGGAAATGAATCTGCACCCCATGACCGTTTTATTCGCGGTTCTGGTGGGGGGAGCGCTCTATGGTCCCTTCGGTCTGATCGTTTCTATACCGGTTGCCGGGGTGATCAAGGTGCTGATCAATCACGCTGTCCGCCCCGTTCCGAAACCCCGGAAAAAACAGAATAAATCCACGCGGTAAGTCCTCTTTTTATTCATCCCTCCCTTCATTATTAATGTTCAATCGGCCCTGTTATCAGAAGATGGTTGTGACCATATCCCTGTAATCAAACCGTTTCCTATTGACTTTTGCCAATGAACCGTTAAGATAAGAATGAAATAATAATAAAAAACAGAATAACATTTCATATGAATAATCGAAACGAAAACCTGGAACTGATCACCCGTATCGCCTGGCTCCATTTCATGGAAGGTATGACCCAACGTAACGTGGCGCTGTCTCTGGGCCTTTCCCAGCCCAAGGTCGCCCGTCTGATCGAGAAGGCGCAAAAAATGGGAATTGTCAGGATTTCCATCGAGTCGCCGATCGCCAACTGTTTGAAAATAGAGCGGGAGTTCAAGAAAACTTTTCGAATCAACGACGCCCTGATCATCCCTGCAGACGGCGGCGATCTTTTTGCAAGCCTGGGCCGGGCTGGCGCTTGGTACCTGGAAAAAGTCCTGTCCGACGGCGATCTTCTCGGAATCGCCTGGGGACGGACGTTAAAGCAGGTTGCCCTTTCAGTGCGATCCGCCCGCGTGAAAAATTTGAAATTGGTTACCCTTGTCGGTGGACTTACCTCATCCGCATCCCTCAATCCCTATACCATCGGTGAAAAACTTGCCTCTATTTTCGAAGGCGAATGTTATTATCTTTATGCGCCGGCGGTAGTTGAAAACGAAGCAACCCGGAATTTCTACATGAACGAAAAGATTAACCAGAAAACTTTAGACTTGGCCCGTCATGCGACCTGGTCGATGGTGGGGATCGGATCTGTCGATGTCCGACATTCGATTTATTCTTTGACTGGTTTTATCGACTACCATGAACTCGAGGCGTTAAAACAAAAAAAAGCGGTGGGAGATATTGCTGGCCAGTTTTATAATATCCAGGGCGATATTCTCGATACCCCTCTTCATCAACGCACTGTAGCCATACCGCTTGAGGATATCCGGACCATGCATAACGTTATTGGCATAGCCGGGGGAGAAGAAAAAGTGGCAGCGATTCTCGGAGCGCTCCGCGGACGATTTATCAAGATTCTGATCACCGACGAACAGACAGCCCGGCGGGTAATGGAATTGAACCTGCGGGATACAAGTCAGGAGGGATATTTTTGACAAAAGTGACCTGTTGCGGAATTCTGGTAGCCGATTTACTGGGAAGACCGATTGAACGGTTTCCGGAAAAAGGGAGACTGGCACTCGTTCCCGAGATGGAACTACATGCGGGTGGTGGAGCACACAATACCGGGGTGATCCTCAGCAAACTCGGGGTGGAAACCGCAGTCATCGGAAAAGTAGGCCGGGACGACCTGGGTGAATTTCTTCTCAACACCTTGAAACGGCAGGGAATTGATACCCGGGGCATCGCTATCACTGAAGAATTCGGCACCTCGGCGACCATGGTCATCGTCGATGGGCAGGGCGAGAGAACCTTTCTTCATTATACCGGGGCCAATCGGGCCTTGCGTGCGGACGATGTGCGGACGGAGTTTTTTTCCGGGTCAAAAATATTGCATATCTCCGGAACCTTTCTGATGCCCGGCATCGATGGAGAGGGCACCGCTCAGGTTTTTCGAAGAGCCCAGGAGCAGGGTATCCTCACGACTCTGGATACCTACTGGGACGATACCGGCCGTTGGCTTCCGGTCATTGAGCCGTGCCTGTCTCACCTCGATATTTTTATCTCGAATCGGGATGAGTCGTCCGCGATTTCCGGCCGCATGGATTTAGTGGACAACGCCCGCTTCTTCCTCGATTACGGTATCAAAACCGTGGCCATCAAGATGGGGAACGAGGGGAGTTTCATTATGACCGCCGAAGACAAAATCCTCGTTCCCCCCTTCGTGGTCGAGACGGTTGATGGGAGTGGAGCGGGAGACGCTTTTTCCGCCGGTTTCCTGGTCGGGGTTCTCAAGGGTTGGGATTTTTACCGGACCGGACGTTTCGCCAATGCCTGCGGGGCCCTATGTGTCCAAAAAATAGGTGCCACTCAGGGAGTGGGGAGCCACGACGCCGTAGACCGTTTTATACACGATTATGACCACCGGTAAGCCGGTTGGGTTGAATCTGTGAACCGGAGAGGGAACTAAGAGACGGGAATGATGAAAAGGGCGGTTCTGTTTGGAGCCGGAAATATCGGCAGAGGATTTATCGGACACCTCTTATGGGAAAGCGGTTATGAGACGGTATACGTTGAAGCCTATGAACCCCTGGTGGAAAAACTCCGCAAAAGAGGGAGTTACCCATTACGCCTGCTGGAAAAAACAGGTACGGAAGTGAATCTGGAGGTTGATCGTTTCCAGGCCGTGTGGAGTAAAGACAGCAAGGCGGTGTCTGATGCGATCGTTCATGCCGACATTGCTTTCACGGCTGTTGGGGCGAGAAATCTTCCGGAAGTCGCCGGTCTTTTTGCCCGGGGAATTACCCGCCGGGCGAGGGAAAATCCGGATAACCTCAATGTGTTGCTCTGTGAAAACTTAAAAGAAGCTCCGGGTTTTTTCCGCGATGAACTCATGAAACACTTGGGGGAAAGCGAGCGCGACTATGTCGAGCGGAAAGTCGGGTTGGTGGGGACAGTAGTCGCCCGCATGGTGCCGGTGATGGATGCCCGTTTCGGGGTCGACGATCCTCTGTTCATTGTCGCCGAATCCTACCATCGGCTCCCCTGTGACCGGCTGGCTATAAAGGGTGAACTTGGTCGGATCAGCGGGGTCGTTCCGGTCAACAATTTCCCCGCCGAAGAAAACAAGAAGCTCTACATTCATAACCTGGGACATGCTACGCTCGCCTATCTCGGTTACCGGATCGGTATTGCTTATATCCACGAAGCGATCGGTAACGATCTGATCCGGAATCGGCTTGGCCGGGTGTACGATGAAACGGCGTATGCGATCAACAGGAAATATCCCGATCTTTCTCCAGCAGAAACCGAAGCCTTCGCCGCCGACCTAAAGGAACGTTTCGCCAACCCATTGATGATGGATACCATAACCAGAGTTGCCCGGGATCCCATTCGTAAACTCGCACCCGGCGACCGGTTGATGGGGGGTATCGACTTGTGCCTGAGCCAGGGGATTTTTCCGGAAAATATCACTAATGTCTGTGCTCAGGCGTTGGGTTATGACTACCCGGATGATCCTGAGGCGTCGCGGCTTCAAAAGATCCTGCAGGAAGCGGGGATCGCGACCGTACTGAAGGAAATCTGTGGGCTCGATCCGGACTCCCCGGTAGGAAAAAGGATTGTAGAACACTATAACGCGGCAGTAAGGAACTGAACGCAGGAATATCGAAGTTAGTCGGAGATGGCTTTCCATAAGACTTTAGTCCTTCTACCCATTTACTCATCTACTCTTCTACCGCTTATTGATTGGGGAGGTGCGTCATGAAAAAAGAGGATAAAGAAAAACTTCTGGGAATGTACCGGGATATGCTTCGCATCAGGGTTTTTGAGGAAACGGTAAGCGACCTTTTCGCCCAGGACAAAATCCGGGGAACCACTCATCTTTATATCGGCCAGGAGGCGGTGGCCGTCGGCGTCTGTGCGGCGATTCGGCCGGAGGACTACATTACATCGACCCATCGCGGTCATGGTCACTGCATTGCCAAGGGAGCCACCCTTGACAGAATGATGGCCGAACTTTTTGGGAAAATCGACGGGTACTGCAAAGGCAAGGGAGGATCGCTCCATATCGCCGACCTTCATGCCGGAAATCTCGGTGCGAATGGTATCGTCGGTGGTGGTATTCCGATTGCGACCGGGTCCGGACTTACCAGCCGGTATAAAAAATCCGGCAAAGTGACTGTCTGCTTTTTCGGAGATGGAGCGGCGAATACCGGTGCTTTTCACGAGGCGGTGAATTTGGCTGCGGTCTGGAAGCTTCCGGTGATTTTCGTGTGTGAAAACAATCTCTATGCCATGTCCACCCCGGTCCGGGAAGCCTTTTCCATACAGGATATCGCCGAGCGAGGCCAAACTTATGGCATTCCTGGGATGACGGTTGACGGGATGGATGTTCTGGCCGTGAAGGAGGCGGTGGAACAAGCGGTCCAACGAGCGCGGCGGGGCGAGGGACCGACGTTGATCGAATGCAAGACATACCGGTATCTTGGTCATTCCAAGAACGACCCCCGAGCCTACCGGAGCAAGGACGAGGAAAAACAATGGAAAGAACGCGATCCGATCCGGCGCCATCGAAGCTGGCTTATAGAAAATAAAGTTGCCAAGAAGTCAGAAATTGAAACCATTGAGGAAATGGTGGGGCGGGAAGCGGAAGAGGCGGTTGAGTTTGCCGAAAAGAGCCCCTATCCCCCACTTTCGGAGATTACGACCGATGTGTATGTCGACGAGGACTTCGCTCAGATCGAACGGCAAAAAGGTACCCGGGTAGTTGACTCGATCACCGATTTCGCTTCTGAGGGGATGCGGGAACTGACCTTCCGCGATGCATTGAACGAAGCGCTGCAAGAGGAGTTGGAACAGAATGCTGATGTGGTCCTCATCGGCGAGGATATCGGACTCTACGGTGGCGCGTATGGGGTAACCCGGGGTTTGTGGGAGAACTTCGGAGGTGAACGGGTACGTAACACTCCCATCTCTGAGGCGGCCATTGTGGGGGCTTGTGTAGGAGCGGCCATCACCGGATTACGGCCGGTTGGTGAATTGATGTATGTCGATTTCGCTGGCTTGGCCATGGATCAACTCTACAATCAGGGAGCGAAAATCCGCTACATGTTTGGCGGAAAAGCCCGGGTGCCCATGGTGATCAGAACCGAGGGCGGATGTGGGCGCTCTTCCGGTGCGCATCACGCCCAGAGTCTCGAAGCCTGGTTCATGCACGTTCCCGGTCTTAAAGTCGTCATGCCCGCTACGCCATTCGACGCCAAAGGGCTGTTGAAAGCGTCCGTTCGGGAAGACAACCCCATCGTTTTTATCGAACACAAAATGCTGTACAACACAAAAGGGCCAGTCCCCGAGGGAGAATATTTGATACCTGTGGGGAAAGCCGATGTGAAGCGTCCCGGAACGGACGTGACCTTGATCGCCTATTCCCGCATGCTGTTGACCGCCCTGGAAGCGGCAGACCGGCTGGCCGCGGATAACATTCACGTCGAGGTTGTCGATCCTCGGACATTGCTCCCCTTGGACATGGAAACCATCACTGCTTCGGTCAAAAAAACCCATCGCGTGGTGATCGTCTCCGAAGCCTGTAAAACGGCCGGACCGGCAGCCGAGATTGCCATGCGGATTTCGGAGGAGGCTTTCGATGACCTGGACGCACCGATCGTCCGGTTGGGAGCGGCGGATGCCCCGGTTCCCTGCAGCCGGTATCTTGAAGACAATTCGATACCTTCGGTTGAGGATGTGGTCATGGCGGTGAAAAGTGTACTGGTAGGGAATAGGTAGAAGAGGACATCGAGGAGGTCAGGCTTCGTCATGCTGAACAGAAAAGAAACCGTAAGACTGTACGCGCTGGTTACCCTGGCCTTTTATCTTTTGGCCTTTTCGGTGATCGTATCCCATGCGGTACTGCCGGAGTGGATTACAACATTCGAAATCACACCGGGACGAGCCGGACGGGTTTTCTTCGTGTACTATCTGACCTATGTCATCAACACCTTACTCAGCGGGGTGTTGAGTGACCGTTTCGGGAAAAAACCCGTTCTGGTTCTGGGACAGTTGTTCCTGGCGGTGGGAACGTTTCTCGTCGCTACCGCCCACACCTTTCCGGTGATTGAAGCCGGTATGTTGGTGATGGGCCTGGGAGGTGGGTTTAATGAAGCGCCGCTGACTGGCCTGATCTCGGAGAAGTTCATTGGCCGAGAGGGTACCGCTCTCAATCTCAGCCAGATTTCTTTTGGGGTAGGGGCGGCTTCCGGCCCCCTCTTGGCTGGCATTCTCCTGGACGGGGGTTTCTCCTGGCGGATCGTGTTTCTGATCCCGGCGGGGGTATTTGCCTTTTTGTTGACTATTTTCCTCTTGGAAAAGAAGTTTTTCACCGGAGAGCGGAAAACTTTCACCCGAAGGGGAGCCAAGGCCTTGGTCCGAAATCAGGGGGGCTTCCTGGTGATCAGTTTCTTGGCTATGTTTCTTTATGTCGGTTCGGAAATCGGATCTTCGTCATGGATGGGAACCTATGTTGTCCGGGAACTGGGGGGCAGCTTCTATGCGGGAGGGCTTTCGATAGCCGGATTTTGGGGGATGATCACCGTGGGCCGGCTGCTTTTTGCCTTTTTGGCCCGTTATTTTTCCTACAGCTCCCTACTGCGGGTTTCCTCGGTGGTCAGCCTCGCGTTTCTGGTTCTTGTACAGATGAGTGGACAGGTGAATTTGGCGATCCTTTCATTTATGGGATTGGGTCTGGGTTATTCAGCGATTTGGCCATTGCTTGTCGCGGTTGTGGCCAGTAAAGTAGAATCGATGAAAGCGACCGCGATCAGTATGGTAGTAGCCTTTGGGGGGCTGGGAGCCCTGGTGTTTCCCTGGTTGTTGGGAATTCTGGGAGAACTCCTGGGATTACGCTCCATTTTCATTGTGGTGACCGTTCTGGTGGGCGGCTTGGCCGTTGTCTTCTGGTCGAATGTTTTCGGAGAGAAAAGGGAGGGGACCCAACTTGGCCTTAGCAGGAATTGACGTGGGGACCAGCGGTTGCAAGGTGGCCGTGTTCAGGGAGGATGGAAGGTTGCTGGCGAATTCCAGCCGGGAGTATCCTTTTATTGCGCCGCGTCCGGGATGGCTGGAACTGGATGCCCGTGCCGTTTGGGAGGCGATAAAACAGGCGTTGTCGGAGGCGGTCGCGCTCTCGCCGGAACCGGTCACCGTGTGTGGGGTTGCGTCCCACGGCGAAACCCTGGTCCCGGTCGATGCCACGGGTGAGCCGATCGCCAACGCCATTGCTAATTTCGACGTCCGGGCGGAAAGCTACACCTCGTTCTGGCGGGAAAGAATCGACCCATTGAAAAGTTTCCAGATTTCCGGGATGCCCCTTCACGGGATGTATACAGTCAACAAGCTCATGTGGTTACGGGACAACCGGCCGACCCTGTACGATCGGGCCAGAAAATTTACCTGTATGGAAGACTATGTGATCTTCCGCCTGAATGGGTGTGAGCCAGTGATCGATTATTCACTGGCTGCCCGAACCATGCTTTTCGATGTCACAGAAAAACGCTGGGCCCCCGAGCTCCTGACTCTGGCTGGTATCGACCGGGAGAAGCTATCCCGGGTGGTACCTTCCGGTGAGGCGGCCGGTACGGTATGTCCGGCAGTGGCTGACGAGGTGGGACTGTCCCGGCGAGTGTTGATCGCGACCGGCGGACACGACCAGGCCTGCGGAGTGCTGGGCTGTGGTGGGCGCCTGCCGGGAGAAGCCATGTACGGCGTGGGAACCTCGGAATGTATGGCAATCAACCTGGGCCGGGAACCGATTCTCACCCGGGAGATGATGGAGGCGAGTTTTTGCTGTTACCCGCATACCGAAACGGACTCTTATATCACTTTGACCTATATCGCTTCCGGAGGCTCGGTGTTACGCTGGTTCCGGGATGAATTCGGACACGAGGAACGTAGGCAGGCACAGGAACAGGGAAAAGATCCGTATGAGTTTCTCATTGCCGGCGCGTCAGCCCGGCCGGCTTCAATCTTTGTACTCCCCCATTTTGCCGGATCGGGAACTCCCTATCTCGATGAGCGTTCCCGGGGAGCGATCATCGGATTGACCGTGGGAAGCGGCAAGGGGGAGATCACCCGGGCAATCCTGGAAAGCCTGACCTATGAGATGAAAGTCAACCTGGACCTCTTTGAAGAATTCGGGATCCCTATTGGCAACCTGCGGGTTATCGGCGGAGGGTCCCGATCCCCATTGTGGCTCCAGATCAAGGCCGATATTCTGGAGAAACCCCTGCTCACCCTGTCCACCGGGGAGGCGGTGGCCCTGGGCACTGCCATGCTGGCCGGCAAAGCCGGTGGCGTCTTCAAAGACCTCGCTCAGGCCCGGGAAGCGATGGTGGCGTTTCGGGAACGGGTCGATCCTCGGGAGGAATATCGGGAGGCCTACCGGGAACGATTTCGAATATACCGGAAATTGTACGGCGCCCTACGGGAGATTAACCGGGAGATCAGCACATTGCTTTGAAAATTGCAGCACCCTTCTACCAAATAAGGGAGGATGAGAAGATGATCAGCAAAGGTTTTGCCACGGGAATTTGGACGTTCGGACCAGGTTCGGACCGTTTTTGTACTCATGGGTATAAAAAGGGAGCGGACTTTGCGGAATCGCTCGATATTGCCCGCTCGATCGACGGATTGACGGGATTGATGATGCACTACCCCGAACCGGTGAACGAGCGGACTGCCGAAGGGATCAAAAAAGCTCTGGACGAAAGGGGGCTGGCCCTGGCCTCCTGTGAAGTCGATTTGTTCAGTGATCCGGCCTTTGCCCTGGGCAGCCTGATGTCTCAGCAGGAGGGACTGCGAAGGCGGGCGATCGAGATGAGCAAACGAGCTATGGACATGGCCGAATGCCTTGGAGCGGAGGCCATGAACCTGTGGCCCGGCCAGGATGGTTTCGATTACCCCTTTCAGATCGATTACCGCATCCAGTGGGACCTGATGATCGAAGCGATCCGGGAAATCGCGGAATCCAACCCCCGGGTGAAACTGAGCTTGGAATATAAGCTCCGGGAACCCCGCACTCATTCCTCGATCAATTCTTCGGGGATCGCCCTTTTTATCGCCCAGGCGGTAGGACTTCCCAATGTCGGAGTAACCATCGATCTGGGTCATGCGTTCAATTGTAAGGAGTCTCCGGCCAACGTCGTGGCTCTCCTGGACAAATACCGGAAGCTCTTCATCCTTCATCTGAACGACAATTTCCGGGACTGGGACGACGATATGGCGGTGGGAACCGTCCACTTTTGGGAAACCCTGGAATTCGTTTATGAACTCAATCGCTCCAGCTACGAAGGGTGGCTGGGACTCGATATTTTCCCTTACCGAGAAGACGCTTCTCAGGCCTGTGCGTTGAGCATTGAAAATATCCGGTATATGCTCGAAGTCGTGCATCGGCTCGATATGAACACTCTACGCGTGATTCAGAAGGAGGCAAATGCTCTGGAAGCCATGCGCTATATCAAGAGGATCTTGTAGTGTTCTTTGACGGGCTGAGCCATTGCCCGGAAGGGAGGTGATCGCGTTGAGTTACCTGGGAATTGACGTGGGAACGACGGGATGCAAGGTCATCGCCTTTGATGAGTGTGGCCGGATCAAGGCCAGAGCCTACCGGGAATATCCTCTCTATTATCCCGGGGAAGGTTGGCTCGAACTCGACGCGGATGAAGTCTTCGGCTGTGTGGAAGACTGTTTGCACGAGGTGTCGGCGAAAACCACCGGCGATCCTCCACAGAGTCTGGCGATTTCCGCCCAGGGAGAAGCGGTGGTTCCCGTCGACCGGGAAGGTCGTTGCTTGGCCCGCAGCATGGTGACCTTCGATAAAAGAGGTGAAGAGTTCGTTCCCTACTGGGAGGAAGCACTGGGGCGGGAACGGTTTTTTTCCATAACGGGGACCACCCTTTCTGGGATAGGAACCCTCAATAAAATCATGTGGTGGCAGGCCCATCATCCGGAAATCCACGAACATACCCGATTTTATCTTTGTTTTGAGGATTTCGTGATGTACCGGATGGGATTGGAACCGGTCATGAACTACTCACTGGCCGCCCGCACGATGATGTTTGACGTAACCAATGAATCATGGTCTCCGGAAATCCTCTCCCGGGTTTCGATCGATCCGGAGCAACTGGCCCGGACACGTCCCTCCGGTCAAGCCGTTGGGGAAGTGGGAGAGTCATTCCGGAGAAAAATGGGATGGAAGGAACGGGTCCTGGTCGCTTCCGGAGCTCACGATCAACCGTCCGGAGCCCTGGGCGCCGGAGTTATCCGGCCGGGATTGGGGATTGACGCGACGGGTACGGTGGAATGTATCGCTCCGGCGCTCTCCAGGCTGGTTCTCAACGACACCATGCGGAGAAATAATCTCTGTTCATACCATCATGCCTATCCGGACCTCTATATTACGTTGATCTACAATTTTACCGGGGGGTCGATTTTACGCTGGTATCGCGACACCTTTGGAGCGAGGGAGGTCAACCGCGCCCGCCTGGAAAACCGGAATGTGTATTCGGTAATTCTCGAGGAATTGCCGGAAGCCCCCACATCGCTTCTCGTGCTTCCCCATTTCACCATGTCCGGTACACCGCACTTC
Above is a genomic segment from Atribacteraceae bacterium containing:
- a CDS encoding AI-2E family transporter; protein product: MAMTEEKENTAIVNILGKIYILVIIAGSLYLIHRLRSVLLPFALAGMFAYALAPLAGILHRKGFSWKLSATLVFCLLILSGIILLLLVVPTTISQSRELIEELPEYVGEFLTLIERVNHRFFPHVDVSLPLRRFLEDVTANLPDYLTRILRWIGEFAYILVRVLFVGLVITPFILYFFLIDAAKIRSTLTGLVSQPRRKEFISLMREIDLVVGGFIRGRILISLFVGGSAAVGLFLLGIEFPLVIGIFAGVMDILPHVGPIAGAIPALVFASVHSPLHVVAVLALFGGINLLEGVYLLPRLMGMEMNLHPMTVLFAVLVGGALYGPFGLIVSIPVAGVIKVLINHAVRPVPKPRKKQNKSTR
- a CDS encoding sugar-binding transcriptional regulator, whose translation is MNNRNENLELITRIAWLHFMEGMTQRNVALSLGLSQPKVARLIEKAQKMGIVRISIESPIANCLKIEREFKKTFRINDALIIPADGGDLFASLGRAGAWYLEKVLSDGDLLGIAWGRTLKQVALSVRSARVKNLKLVTLVGGLTSSASLNPYTIGEKLASIFEGECYYLYAPAVVENEATRNFYMNEKINQKTLDLARHATWSMVGIGSVDVRHSIYSLTGFIDYHELEALKQKKAVGDIAGQFYNIQGDILDTPLHQRTVAIPLEDIRTMHNVIGIAGGEEKVAAILGALRGRFIKILITDEQTARRVMELNLRDTSQEGYF
- a CDS encoding carbohydrate kinase family protein — translated: MTCCGILVADLLGRPIERFPEKGRLALVPEMELHAGGGAHNTGVILSKLGVETAVIGKVGRDDLGEFLLNTLKRQGIDTRGIAITEEFGTSATMVIVDGQGERTFLHYTGANRALRADDVRTEFFSGSKILHISGTFLMPGIDGEGTAQVFRRAQEQGILTTLDTYWDDTGRWLPVIEPCLSHLDIFISNRDESSAISGRMDLVDNARFFLDYGIKTVAIKMGNEGSFIMTAEDKILVPPFVVETVDGSGAGDAFSAGFLVGVLKGWDFYRTGRFANACGALCVQKIGATQGVGSHDAVDRFIHDYDHR
- the pdhA gene encoding pyruvate dehydrogenase (acetyl-transferring) E1 component subunit alpha produces the protein MKKEDKEKLLGMYRDMLRIRVFEETVSDLFAQDKIRGTTHLYIGQEAVAVGVCAAIRPEDYITSTHRGHGHCIAKGATLDRMMAELFGKIDGYCKGKGGSLHIADLHAGNLGANGIVGGGIPIATGSGLTSRYKKSGKVTVCFFGDGAANTGAFHEAVNLAAVWKLPVIFVCENNLYAMSTPVREAFSIQDIAERGQTYGIPGMTVDGMDVLAVKEAVEQAVQRARRGEGPTLIECKTYRYLGHSKNDPRAYRSKDEEKQWKERDPIRRHRSWLIENKVAKKSEIETIEEMVGREAEEAVEFAEKSPYPPLSEITTDVYVDEDFAQIERQKGTRVVDSITDFASEGMRELTFRDALNEALQEELEQNADVVLIGEDIGLYGGAYGVTRGLWENFGGERVRNTPISEAAIVGACVGAAITGLRPVGELMYVDFAGLAMDQLYNQGAKIRYMFGGKARVPMVIRTEGGCGRSSGAHHAQSLEAWFMHVPGLKVVMPATPFDAKGLLKASVREDNPIVFIEHKMLYNTKGPVPEGEYLIPVGKADVKRPGTDVTLIAYSRMLLTALEAADRLAADNIHVEVVDPRTLLPLDMETITASVKKTHRVVIVSEACKTAGPAAEIAMRISEEAFDDLDAPIVRLGAADAPVPCSRYLEDNSIPSVEDVVMAVKSVLVGNR
- a CDS encoding MFS transporter — encoded protein: MLNRKETVRLYALVTLAFYLLAFSVIVSHAVLPEWITTFEITPGRAGRVFFVYYLTYVINTLLSGVLSDRFGKKPVLVLGQLFLAVGTFLVATAHTFPVIEAGMLVMGLGGGFNEAPLTGLISEKFIGREGTALNLSQISFGVGAASGPLLAGILLDGGFSWRIVFLIPAGVFAFLLTIFLLEKKFFTGERKTFTRRGAKALVRNQGGFLVISFLAMFLYVGSEIGSSSWMGTYVVRELGGSFYAGGLSIAGFWGMITVGRLLFAFLARYFSYSSLLRVSSVVSLAFLVLVQMSGQVNLAILSFMGLGLGYSAIWPLLVAVVASKVESMKATAISMVVAFGGLGALVFPWLLGILGELLGLRSIFIVVTVLVGGLAVVFWSNVFGEKREGTQLGLSRN
- a CDS encoding FGGY-family carbohydrate kinase produces the protein MALAGIDVGTSGCKVAVFREDGRLLANSSREYPFIAPRPGWLELDARAVWEAIKQALSEAVALSPEPVTVCGVASHGETLVPVDATGEPIANAIANFDVRAESYTSFWRERIDPLKSFQISGMPLHGMYTVNKLMWLRDNRPTLYDRARKFTCMEDYVIFRLNGCEPVIDYSLAARTMLFDVTEKRWAPELLTLAGIDREKLSRVVPSGEAAGTVCPAVADEVGLSRRVLIATGGHDQACGVLGCGGRLPGEAMYGVGTSECMAINLGREPILTREMMEASFCCYPHTETDSYITLTYIASGGSVLRWFRDEFGHEERRQAQEQGKDPYEFLIAGASARPASIFVLPHFAGSGTPYLDERSRGAIIGLTVGSGKGEITRAILESLTYEMKVNLDLFEEFGIPIGNLRVIGGGSRSPLWLQIKADILEKPLLTLSTGEAVALGTAMLAGKAGGVFKDLAQAREAMVAFRERVDPREEYREAYRERFRIYRKLYGALREINREISTLL
- a CDS encoding TIM barrel protein, producing MISKGFATGIWTFGPGSDRFCTHGYKKGADFAESLDIARSIDGLTGLMMHYPEPVNERTAEGIKKALDERGLALASCEVDLFSDPAFALGSLMSQQEGLRRRAIEMSKRAMDMAECLGAEAMNLWPGQDGFDYPFQIDYRIQWDLMIEAIREIAESNPRVKLSLEYKLREPRTHSSINSSGIALFIAQAVGLPNVGVTIDLGHAFNCKESPANVVALLDKYRKLFILHLNDNFRDWDDDMAVGTVHFWETLEFVYELNRSSYEGWLGLDIFPYREDASQACALSIENIRYMLEVVHRLDMNTLRVIQKEANALEAMRYIKRIL
- a CDS encoding FGGY-family carbohydrate kinase, which gives rise to MSYLGIDVGTTGCKVIAFDECGRIKARAYREYPLYYPGEGWLELDADEVFGCVEDCLHEVSAKTTGDPPQSLAISAQGEAVVPVDREGRCLARSMVTFDKRGEEFVPYWEEALGRERFFSITGTTLSGIGTLNKIMWWQAHHPEIHEHTRFYLCFEDFVMYRMGLEPVMNYSLAARTMMFDVTNESWSPEILSRVSIDPEQLARTRPSGQAVGEVGESFRRKMGWKERVLVASGAHDQPSGALGAGVIRPGLGIDATGTVECIAPALSRLVLNDTMRRNNLCSYHHAYPDLYITLIYNFTGGSILRWYRDTFGAREVNRARLENRNVYSVILEELPEAPTSLLVLPHFTMSGTPHFDTASCGMVVGLRLETTSQEFIKALLEGVTLEMKYNLSLLNKAGVQVDRLRAVGGGAQNEKWLNLKANIFNVPVETLNISEAACLGAALLGRKALENITDFCSLVDTLVQVERVYEPQPETARRYEDKFAQYIRLYPALKECIQVTGSRRTGCEAEE